In a single window of the Rhodamnia argentea isolate NSW1041297 chromosome 2, ASM2092103v1, whole genome shotgun sequence genome:
- the LOC115727548 gene encoding uncharacterized protein LOC115727548 isoform X1: MGGGAAMRSAAAKVVGIGGVLRRAPAPPAAPQSVRSASRSGGVPAIASAKGGEVAPGDVPQAAAQMPAWEVDDWDLAAFEEGPAGEPMARVVFGGVPSYDEAKAATAELKDAIDKVYLSSTSTAGCEDQLPADQASGLPLLANSVETQSLVIGDALAAYPAPKHAVQAFTLLSQSPVAQSVVASLASDPNFWSAAMQNDAVKDFLQSQNSTGIQLPYMETKVEESGDDALSDDWKSPRKVEEISEGGHDNGLMTILRNIKLSVEEMVSNIPSFLANIFSLPSAEKTSTNEGNAGPAFNEKAFGVSFMGLALLAIIIVLLRRG, encoded by the exons ATGGGAGGCGGCGCAGCGATGAGGTCCGCCGCGGCGAAGGTCGTGGGGATCGGCGGCGTGCTTCGCCGGGCCCCCGCGCCCCCCGCGGCCCCGCAGTCCGTCCGGAGCGCCTCCCGCTCCGGCGGGGTGCCCGCCATCGCGTCGGCGAAGGGCGGCGAGGTCGCCCCTGGGGACGTCCCCCAGGCGGCGGCGCAGATGCCGGCGTGGGAGGTGGACGACTGGGATTTGGCCGCGTTCGAGGAGGGGCCGGCGGGTGAGCCGATGGCTAGGGTTGTGTTCGGAGGCGTGCCGAGCTATGATGAGGCCAAAGCAGCGACTGCTGAATTGAAGGATGCTATTGACAA GGTATATCTGTCATCCACAAGCACCGCTGGGTGTGAAGATCAACTTCCAGCAGACCAGGCCTCTGGTCTACCCCTTCTTGCAAATTCTGTTGAGACCCAATCTTTAGTTATCGGTGATGCTCTGGCAGCTTATCCGGCACCCAAACATGCTGTCCAGGCTTTTACTCTGCTGAGTCAAAGTCCTGTTGCTCAG AGTGTCGTTGCTTCACTTGCTAGTGATCCTAACTTCTGGAGTGCAGCTATGCAAAATGATGCTGTCAAGGACTTCCTCCAATCACAAAACTCCA CAGGTATTCAGTTGCCATATATGGAGACAAAAGTGGAGGAATCTGGTGATGATGCTCTTTCTGATGATTGGAAATCGCCAAGGAAGGTTGAAGAGATTTCTGAAGGTGGCCACGACAATGGACTCATGACCATCTTGCGGAACATCAAGCTTTCAGTGGAGGAGATGGTTAGCAACATACCCAGCTTCCTTGCTAACATCTTCAGTCTCCCATCTGCGGAGAAGACCTCTACGAACGAGGGAAATGCTGGACCAGCCTTCAACGAGAAAGCTTTCGGAGTGTCTTTCATGGGGTTGGCTCTGCTGGCTATTATCATAGTCCTTTTAAGGCGAGGCTGA
- the LOC115727547 gene encoding indole-3-acetic acid-amido synthetase GH3.6 isoform X1 translates to MPEAPKQAPTPADYNLHDKNKKALQFIEDVTANPDEVQRRVLAEILSRNARVEYLRRHGLVGQTDRESFKKTLPVITYEDLHPDVARIANGDKSPILCSHPISEFLTSSGTSGGERKLMPTIEEELNRRSLLYSLLMPVMSQYVPNLDKGKGMYFLFIKSEAKTPGGLVARPVLTSYYKSSHFKERAYDPYTNYTSPNETILCPDSYQSMYSQLLCGLCQHKEVLRVGAVFASGFIRAIRFLENHWALLCRDVRTGSINPKITDPAVCEAVMRILKPDPKLADFIQAECSKDSWRGIITRLWPNTKYVDVIVTGTMSQYIPTLDYYSNGLPLVCTMYASSECYFGVNLNPLCKPSEVSYTLIPTMAYFEFLPVHRNNGAAANSISMPKSLNEKEQRDLIDLVDVKLGQEYELVVTTYAGLYRYRVGDVLRVAGFKNKAPQFNFICRKNVVLSIDSDKTDEVELQNAVKNALNHLVPFDATVAEYTSYADTSNIPGHYVLFWELSLNGSNPIPPSVFEDCCLTVEESLNSVYRQGRVSDKSIGPLEIKIVAPGTFDKLMDCAISYGASINQYKTPRCVKFAPLLEILNSRVVSKYLSPKCPKWVPGHKQWSN, encoded by the exons ATGCCTGAAGCACCAAAACAAGCGCCGACACCAGCCGACTACAACCTCCATGACAAGAACAAGAAGGCCCTCCAGTTCATCGAGGACGTCACGGCCAACCCCGACGAGGTCCAGAGGCGGGTCCTCGCGGAGATCCTCTCCCGCAATGCTCGCGTCGAGTACTTGCGCCGCCACGGCCTCGTCGGCCAGACCGACCGCGAGTCCTTCAAGAAGACCTTGCCCGTGATCACCTACGAGGACCTTCACCCGGACGTCGCTCGTATCGCCAATGGCGACAAGTCTCCCATCCTCTGCTCTCACCCCATTTCGGAGTTCCTCACCAG CTCAGGGACGTCCGGAGGAGAGAGGAAGCTGATGCCCACCATTGAAGAGGAGCTCAACAGGAGGTCACTGCTCTATAGCTTGTTGATGCCTGTGATGAGCCAGTATGTGCCTAATCTGGACAAGGGCAAAGGCATGTACTTTTTGTTCATAAAGTCAGAGGCCAAGACGCCGGGTGGGCTCGTCGCCCGACCCGTCCTCACCAGCTACTACAAAAGCTCTCACTTCAAAGAGAGGGCCTATGACCCCTACACCAACTACACTAGCCCCAATGAAACCATTCTCTGCCCCGACTCCTACCAAAGCATGTACTCCCAATTGCTCTGTGGCCTTTGCCAGCACAAGGAGGTCCTCCGGGTCGGGGCCGTTTTTGCTTCCGGGTTCATCCGGGCGATCCGGTTCCTGGAGAACCACTGGGCCCTCCTGTGCCGCGACGTCCGGACGGGGTCCATCAACCCGAAGATCACCGACCCGGCCGTCTGTGAGGCCGTGATGAGGATCCTCAAGCCGGACCCGAAGCTCGCGGACTTCATCCAGGCCGAGTGCAGCAAGGACTCGTGGCGCGGGATCATAACCCGGCTGTGGCCGAACACCAAGTATGTGGATGTAATTGTGACGGGCACCATGTCACAGTACATTCCCACTCTGGATTACTACAGCAATGGACTCCCTCTCGTGTGTACCATGTATGCCTCTTCCGAGTGTTACTTCGGGGTCAACCTTAACCCTCTTTGCAAGCCGAGTGAAGTGTCCTACACATTGATCCCCACCATGGCCTACTTCGAGTTCTTGCCCGTGCACCGAAACAACGGAGCCGCCGCCAACTCGATCTCGATGCCCAAATCGCTTAACGAGAAGGAGCAGCGGGATTTGATCGATCTCGTCGATGTCAAGCTTGGCCAAGAGTATGAGCTTGTTGTCACCACCTATGCTG GGCTTTATCGCTACAGGGTCGGGGACGTGCTCCGGGTCGCGGGGTTCAAGAACAAGGCCCCTCAGTTCAACTTCATATGCCGCAAGAACGTGGTCCTGAGCATAGACTCCGACAAGACCGACGAGGTCGAGCTGCAGAACGCGGTGAAGAACGCGCTGAACCATCTGGTCCCGTTCGACGCGACCGTGGCCGAGTACACTAGCTACGCCGACACCTCGAACATCCCGGGACACTACGTCCTATTCTGGGAGCTCAGCCTAAACGGCTCCAACCCGATCCCTCCTTCCGTCTTCGAGGACTGCTGCCTCACGGTCGAGGAGTCGCTCAACAGCGTCTACCGCCAGGGGCGGGTCTCGGACAAGTCGATCGGGCCGCTCGAGATCAAGATCGTGGCGCCGGGGACGTTCGACAAGTTGATGGACTGTGCCATTAGCTACGGAGCGTCGATCAACCAGTACAAGACCCCTAGGTGCGTCAAGTTCGCACCGCTCTTGGAGATATTGAACTCGAGGGTGGTGTCCAAGTACTTGAGCCCGAAATGCCCCAAATGGGTTCCGGGGCACAAGCAATGGAGTAACTAG
- the LOC115727562 gene encoding mRNA cap guanine-N7 methyltransferase 1: MKRGYPEPSPSTSLSPPQSRFKYNPEGDAQFLEDESTKIFARKVADHYSARTNQTLEEREASPIIHLKKLNNWIKSVLIQLYARRGDAVLDLACGKGGDLIKWDKAKIGYYVGIDIAEGSIEDCRTRYNGDADHHQRRKKFTFPARLICGDCFEVRLDKVLAADAPFDICSCQFAMHYSWSTEARARRALANVSALLRPGGTFIGTMPDANVIIKKLREGEGLAFGNSVYWIRFDEEYSEKKFKSSNPFGIKYTFHLEDAVDCPEWIVPFHVFKALAEEYELDLVFVKNSHEFVHEYLKRPEYVELMRRLGALGDGNQDQSTLSADEWEVAYLYLSFVLRKRGQPDRSQVNGGRDKGKMHLEKEDILYINNDL; encoded by the exons ATGAAAAGAGGATACCCAGAACCGTCTCCATCCACGTCTCTCTCCCCCCCTCAATCCAGATTCAAGTACAACCCCGAAG GTGATGCCCAGTTTTTAGAAGATGAAAGCACCAAGATTTTCGCCCGGAAAGTTGCCGATCATTACAGTGCGAGGACGAACCAGACACTTGAAGAGCGGGAAGCTAGTCCCATTATTCACTTGAAGAAACTTAATAATTGG ATTAAAAGTGTCTTAATTCAGCTCTATGCCCGACGTGGGGATGCAGTTCTTGACCTTGCATGTGGCAAG GGTGGTGATCTCATTAAATGGGACAAAGCAAAAATTGGGTATTACGTTGGGATAGACATAGCTGAAGGCTCG ATAGAAGATTGCCGTACCCGTTATAATGGTGATGCAGACCACCATCAACGACGTAAGAAGTTCACATTTCCGGCACGCCTCATATGTGGAGATTGTTTTGAG GTTCGATTGGACAAAGTTTTGGCTGCAGATGCACCGTTTGACATCTGTAGTTGCCAG TTTGCTATGCATTACTCCTGGTCAACTGAAGCAAGGGCTCGTCGAGCTTTAGCCAATGTGTCAGCTTTACTTCGTCCCGGAGGTACCTTCATTGGAACAATGCCAGATGCCAACGTGATAATAAAAAAGCTTAGAGAAG GGGAGGGGCTTGCTTTTGGCAACAGTGTCTACTGGATACGCTTTGACGAAGAATACTCTGAGAAG AAATTTAAATCATCAAACCCCTTTGGAATCAAGTACACGTTTCACCTAGAG GATGCTGTCGATTGCCCTGAATGGATTGTTCCCTTCCATGTCTTCAAAGCTTTGGCAGAAGAG TATGAGTTGGACCTAGTTTTTGTGAAGAACTCACATGAATTTGTACATGAGTATTTGAAGAGGCCAGAATATGTGGAATTGATGCGAAGGCTTGGAGCCTTGGGGGATGGTAATCAAGACCAAA GCACACTATCAGCAGATGAGTGGGAAGTAGCCTATTTATACTTGTCATTTGTATTGAGGAAG AGGGGCCAACCAGACAGATCACAAGTCAATGGTGGAAGAGACAAAGGGAAGATGCATctagaaaaagaagatatcTTGTACATAAATAACGATCTTTAG
- the LOC115727549 gene encoding uncharacterized protein LOC115727549 isoform X1 has translation MRFLSPRFTLLSLSTCLVLASLSPPALPLSSVHDLLRSRGLPAGLVPREIKSYTLSDDGRLEVFLDGPCLAKFENRVFFDSVVKANLTYGSLIGVVGLSQEELFLWLPVKDIIVDDPNSGLILFDIGVAHKQLSLSLFEDPPDCKPQQVPFQNETISSHLSSRKPPL, from the exons ATGCGTTTCCTGAGCCCCCGGTTCACACTCCTCTCCCTCTCGACATGCCTCGTCCTCGCCTCCCTCTCCCCTCCggccctccctctctcctccgTCCACGACCTCCTCCGCTCCCGAGGCTTGCCCGCCGGCCTCGTCCCCCGTGAGATCAAGTCCTACACCCTCTCCGACGACGGCCGGCTGGAGGTGTTCCTCGACGGGCCGTGCCTGGCCAAGTTCGAGAACCGGGTCTTCTTCGACAGCGTCGTCAAGGCCAACCTCACCTACGGGAGCCTCATCGGAGTGGTGGGCCTGTCCCAGGAGGAGCTCTTCCTCTGGCTCCCCGTGAAGGACATCATCGTGGACGATCCCAACTCCGGCCTCATTCTCTTCGACATTGGGGTCGCTCACAAGCAGCTCTCCCTCTCGCTCTTCGAAGATCCCCCCGATTGTAAGCCCCAACAAG TGCCTTTCCAAAACGAAACCATTTCGAGTCACCTTTCCTCGAGGAAACCACCATTGTAA
- the LOC115727547 gene encoding indole-3-acetic acid-amido synthetase GH3.6 isoform X2 has protein sequence MPEAPKQAPTPADYNLHDKNKKALQFIEDVTANPDEVQRRVLAEILSRNARVEYLRRHGLVGQTDRESFKKTLPVITYEDLHPDVARIANGDKSPILCSHPISEFLTSSGTSGGERKLMPTIEEELNRRSLLYSLLMPVMSQYVPNLDKGKGMYFLFIKSEAKTPGGLVARPVLTSYYKSSHFKERAYDPYTNYTSPNETILCPDSYQSMYSQLLCGLCQHKEVLRVGAVFASGFIRAIRFLENHWALLCRDVRTGSINPKITDPAVCEAVMRILKPDPKLADFIQAECSKDSWRGIITRLWPNTKYVDVIVTGTMSQYIPTLDYYSNGLPLVCTMYASSECYFGVNLNPLCKPSEVSYTLIPTMAYFEFLPVHRNNGAAANSISMPKSLNEKEQRDLIDLVDVKLGQEYELVVTTYAGLYRYRVGDVLRVAGFKNKAPQFNFICRKNVVLSIDSDKTDEVELQNAVKNALNHLVPFDATVAEYTSYADTSNIPGHYVLFWELSLNGSNPIPPSVFEDCCLTVEESLNSVYRQGRVSDKSIGPLEIKIVAPGTFDKLMDCAISYGASINQYKTPRCVKFAPLLEILNSRVVSKYLSPKCPKWVPGHKQWSN, from the exons ATGCCTGAAGCACCAAAACAAGCGCCGACACCAGCCGACTACAACCTCCATGACAAGAACAAGAAGGCCCTCCAGTTCATCGAGGACGTCACGGCCAACCCCGACGAGGTCCAGAGGCGGGTCCTCGCGGAGATCCTCTCCCGCAATGCTCGCGTCGAGTACTTGCGCCGCCACGGCCTCGTCGGCCAGACCGACCGCGAGTCCTTCAAGAAGACCTTGCCCGTGATCACCTACGAGGACCTTCACCCGGACGTCGCTCGTATCGCCAATGGCGACAAGTCTCCCATCCTCTGCTCTCACCCCATTTCGGAGTTCCTCACCAG CTCAGGGACGTCCGGAGGAGAGAGGAAGCTGATGCCCACCATTGAAGAGGAGCTCAACAGGAGGTCACTGCTCTATAGCTTGTTGATGCCTGTGATGAGCCAGTATGTGCCTAATCTGGACAAGGGCAAAGGCATGTACTTTTTGTTCATAAAGTCAGAGGCCAAGACGCCGGGTGGGCTCGTCGCCCGACCCGTCCTCACCAGCTACTACAAAAGCTCTCACTTCAAAGAGAGGGCCTATGACCCCTACACCAACTACACTAGCCCCAATGAAACCATTCTCTGCCCCGACTCCTACCAAAGCATGTACTCCCAATTGCTCTGTGGCCTTTGCCAGCACAAGGAGGTCCTCCGGGTCGGGGCCGTTTTTGCTTCCGGGTTCATCCGGGCGATCCGGTTCCTGGAGAACCACTGGGCCCTCCTGTGCCGCGACGTCCGGACGGGGTCCATCAACCCGAAGATCACCGACCCGGCCGTCTGTGAGGCCGTGATGAGGATCCTCAAGCCGGACCCGAAGCTCGCGGACTTCATCCAGGCCGAGTGCAGCAAGGACTCGTGGCGCGGGATCATAACCCGGCTGTGGCCGAACACCAAGTATGTGGATGTAATTGTGACGGGCACCATGTCACAGTACATTCCCACTCTGGATTACTACAGCAATGGACTCCCTCTCGTGTGTACCATGTATGCCTCTTCCGAGTGTTACTTCGGGGTCAACCTTAACCCTCTTTGCAAGCCGAGTGAAGTGTCCTACACATTGATCCCCACCATGGCCTACTTCGAGTTCTTGCCCGTGCACCGAAACAACGGAGCCGCCGCCAACTCGATCTCGATGCCCAAATCGCTTAACGAGAAGGAGCAGCGGGATTTGATCGATCTCGTCGATGTCAAGCTTGGCCAAGAGTATGAGCTTGTTGTCACCACCTATGCTG GGCTTTATCGCTACAGGGTCGGGGACGTGCTCCGGGTCGCGGGGTTCAAGAACAAGGCCCCTCAGTTCAACTTCATATGCCGCAAGAACGTGGTCCTGAGCATAGACTCCGACAAGACCGACGAGGTCGAGCTGCAGAACGCGGTGAAGAACGCGCTGAACCATCTGGTCCCGTTCGACGCGACCGTGGCCGAGTACACTAGCTACGCCGACACCTCGAACATCCCGGGACACTACGTCCTATTCTGGGAGCTCAGCCTAAACGGCTCCAACCCGATCCCTCCTTCCGTCTTCGAGGACTGCTGCCTCACGGTCGAGGAGTCGCTCAACAGCGTCTACCGCCAGGGGCGGGTCTCGGACAAGTCGATCGGGCCGCTCGAGATCAAGATCGTGGCGCCGGGGACGTTCGACAAGTTGATGGACTGTGCCATTAGCTACGGAGCGTCGATCAACCAGTACAAGACCCCTAGGTGCGTCAAGTTCGCACCGCTCTTGGAGATATTGAACTCGAGGGTGGTGTCCAAGTACTTGAGCCCGAAATGCCCCAAATGGGTTCCGGGGCACAAGCAATGGAGTAACT ag
- the LOC115727549 gene encoding uncharacterized protein LOC115727549 isoform X2, translating into MRFLSPRFTLLSLSTCLVLASLSPPALPLSSVHDLLRSRGLPAGLVPREIKSYTLSDDGRLEVFLDGPCLAKFENRVFFDSVVKANLTYGSLIGVVGLSQEELFLWLPVKDIIVDDPNSGLILFDIGVAHKQLSLSLFEDPPDCKPQQGVLRSHVRKEKGSFEARR; encoded by the exons ATGCGTTTCCTGAGCCCCCGGTTCACACTCCTCTCCCTCTCGACATGCCTCGTCCTCGCCTCCCTCTCCCCTCCggccctccctctctcctccgTCCACGACCTCCTCCGCTCCCGAGGCTTGCCCGCCGGCCTCGTCCCCCGTGAGATCAAGTCCTACACCCTCTCCGACGACGGCCGGCTGGAGGTGTTCCTCGACGGGCCGTGCCTGGCCAAGTTCGAGAACCGGGTCTTCTTCGACAGCGTCGTCAAGGCCAACCTCACCTACGGGAGCCTCATCGGAGTGGTGGGCCTGTCCCAGGAGGAGCTCTTCCTCTGGCTCCCCGTGAAGGACATCATCGTGGACGATCCCAACTCCGGCCTCATTCTCTTCGACATTGGGGTCGCTCACAAGCAGCTCTCCCTCTCGCTCTTCGAAGATCCCCCCGATTGTAAGCCCCAACAAG GTGTGCTGAGGAGTCATGTGAGGAAGGAGAAGGGGTCCTTCGAGGCTCGGAGATAG
- the LOC115727548 gene encoding uncharacterized protein LOC115727548 isoform X2: MGGGAAMRSAAAKVVGIGGVLRRAPAPPAAPQSVRSASRSGGVPAIASAKGGEVAPGDVPQAAAQMPAWEVDDWDLAAFEEGPAGEPMARVVFGGVPSYDEAKAATAELKDAIDKVYLSSTSTAGCEDQLPADQASGLPLLANSVETQSLVIGDALAAYPAPKHAVQAFTLLSQSPVAQSVVASLASDPNFWSAAMQNDAVKDFLQSQNSSIQLPYMETKVEESGDDALSDDWKSPRKVEEISEGGHDNGLMTILRNIKLSVEEMVSNIPSFLANIFSLPSAEKTSTNEGNAGPAFNEKAFGVSFMGLALLAIIIVLLRRG, translated from the exons ATGGGAGGCGGCGCAGCGATGAGGTCCGCCGCGGCGAAGGTCGTGGGGATCGGCGGCGTGCTTCGCCGGGCCCCCGCGCCCCCCGCGGCCCCGCAGTCCGTCCGGAGCGCCTCCCGCTCCGGCGGGGTGCCCGCCATCGCGTCGGCGAAGGGCGGCGAGGTCGCCCCTGGGGACGTCCCCCAGGCGGCGGCGCAGATGCCGGCGTGGGAGGTGGACGACTGGGATTTGGCCGCGTTCGAGGAGGGGCCGGCGGGTGAGCCGATGGCTAGGGTTGTGTTCGGAGGCGTGCCGAGCTATGATGAGGCCAAAGCAGCGACTGCTGAATTGAAGGATGCTATTGACAA GGTATATCTGTCATCCACAAGCACCGCTGGGTGTGAAGATCAACTTCCAGCAGACCAGGCCTCTGGTCTACCCCTTCTTGCAAATTCTGTTGAGACCCAATCTTTAGTTATCGGTGATGCTCTGGCAGCTTATCCGGCACCCAAACATGCTGTCCAGGCTTTTACTCTGCTGAGTCAAAGTCCTGTTGCTCAG AGTGTCGTTGCTTCACTTGCTAGTGATCCTAACTTCTGGAGTGCAGCTATGCAAAATGATGCTGTCAAGGACTTCCTCCAATCACAAAACTCCA GTATTCAGTTGCCATATATGGAGACAAAAGTGGAGGAATCTGGTGATGATGCTCTTTCTGATGATTGGAAATCGCCAAGGAAGGTTGAAGAGATTTCTGAAGGTGGCCACGACAATGGACTCATGACCATCTTGCGGAACATCAAGCTTTCAGTGGAGGAGATGGTTAGCAACATACCCAGCTTCCTTGCTAACATCTTCAGTCTCCCATCTGCGGAGAAGACCTCTACGAACGAGGGAAATGCTGGACCAGCCTTCAACGAGAAAGCTTTCGGAGTGTCTTTCATGGGGTTGGCTCTGCTGGCTATTATCATAGTCCTTTTAAGGCGAGGCTGA